One window of Balearica regulorum gibbericeps isolate bBalReg1 chromosome 10, bBalReg1.pri, whole genome shotgun sequence genomic DNA carries:
- the LOC142603222 gene encoding actin-1-like codes for MGTKLAERYKALCTVVINTATGHTRSRLAGDEQPRSVVPSQVEGGPVLTHGMVTDWDGLEELWHCILYRELGVCPEEVAVLATDAPLSPAANREKVAELLFEGFGVPAMLVLPRSLLAAYSYGRTAGVVVGCGAGTSYVAGVREGYVLPHTTCRLDVAGDALTLYLGRLLGSRGVHLGADPLRRLKETCCCVLPGAGGPGPSPRLAPRGCSRGTSGSPQPAPLRGPPPGRPPPRLLLAGGTTLLHGFPRRLAAELGVPVEAAPRRRAAAWLGGLLAASLDAFQGAWVPRDAYDEGGPAAVHPHCC; via the exons ATGGGGACCAAGCTGGCAGAGAGGTACAAGGCTTTGTGCACCGTCGTCATCAACACGGCGACGGGCCACACCAGGAGCAGGCTGGCCGGGGACGAGCAGCCGCGGTCGGTGGTGCCCAGCCAGGTGGAGGGTGGCCCCGTCCTAACCCACGGCATGGTCACTGACTGGGACGGACTGGAGGAGCTGTGGCACTGCATCCTCTACCGGGAGCTGGGCGTCTGCCCCGAGGAGGTGGCGGTGCTGGCCACGGACGCCCCGCTCTCCCCGGCCGCCAACCGGGAGAAGGTGGCCGAGCTGCTCTTCGAGGGCTTCGGCGTGCCGGCCATGCTGGTGCTGCCTCGCTCCCTGCTCGCCGCCTACTCCTACGGCCGCACCGCCGGCGTGGTGGTGGGCTGCGGCGCCGGCACCTCCTATGTGGCGGGGGTACGGGAGGGCTACGTGCTGCCCCACACCACCTGCCGCCTGGACGTGGCCGGGGACGCCCTCACACTCTACCTGGGCCGGCTGCTGGGGTCCCGCGGGGTCCACCTGGGCGCCGACCCCCTGCGCCGCTTGAAGGAGACCTGCTGCTGTGTCCTGCCGGGGGCCGGCGGGCCCGGCCCCTCACCCCGCCTGGCACCTCGGGGCTGCTCCAGGGGGACGAGCG gcagcccGCAGCCTGCGCCGCTGCGggggcccccccccggccgccccccaccccgcctGCTGCTGGCGGGGGGCACTACGCTGCTGCACGGCTTCCCCCGGCGCCTGGCCGCCGAGCTGGGGGTCCCCGTCGaggccgccccccgccgccgtgCGGCCGCCTGGCTGGGTGGCTTGCTGGCCGCCTCCCTCGACGCCTTCCAGGGCGCATGGGTGCCGCGGGACGCCTACGACGagggcggccccgccgccgtgCACCCCCACTGCTGCTGA